The following coding sequences lie in one Fusarium poae strain DAOMC 252244 chromosome 1, whole genome shotgun sequence genomic window:
- a CDS encoding hypothetical protein (BUSCO:6786at5125), which produces MATASPTPIGNGLVRRTSQRQALRRLPSRPVANHNESFSAPSNQPLPNGYHPKPQQFHDDSSEDEIPVPMKLSALTKALLNDGDPAPTERPVSPPRTRRRTSALNASTSSTSETRRQRRSGSVQPHDTRSSRPTSPAQVQSREISPVRKRVVRLSNTPQSLNQLKPTKRRSTSTSRSTQRSRPQSRPESRDMSSDERYDSRQDSKDSKHDSQLDVNTPAQGGRVVRINAGSPSNRSRLGSTGPSSGRSADRSVVDRSTIEDNDQPEEPATVARNPPPFHHGSVSRYPSTSTRTRPEDNGNLQSSMRVRRVSKVAGSFLSGPARRGRRRQSEEEGEGNGDGDMILSSQETDGQPAEDQHATSYYGDGIRDFNSGSPVSGQAAARAIHRRNASNIDLRLGAARQYSRETSPRESTPEVQVPEPEAKPGHDEEIHYRLPAHRPDLPSGRDQENDIQPSLKRNKPSMDALLDKIPKRPMSADPAPVRATSPDRKPLASMARNTPLRHAPPPPPKMSVLEAATATAGAATTTQAKQRRNILRVNGVAYTRLDCLGRGGSGKVYRVAAENGKMFALKRVSLENADDSTIKGYLGEIDLLKKLGEVERVIKLFDCEMNTEKQVLTLLMEIGELDFNTFLRKRYNPEAAKFDPVFVRFYWKEMLECLQAVHQCDIVHSDLKPANFVLVKGQLKLIDFGIANAIQTDETVNVHRETQVGTPNYMSPESLMDSNNPRGGRAPGRPKLMKLGKPSDIWSLGCILYQMVYGLPPFGHIANQMSRCQAIINWDHEIEFPSRGMGGMSVPPSLIRTMRRCLHRDHHMRPNCEELLHESDPFLYPAELTDKALPIDEELLGRIIQSVVTRCRERMPTEAESLSVWPQAYWTSVKKAMAGRM; this is translated from the exons ATGGCGACAGCCTCGCCCACACCCATAGGCAATGGCCTTGTGCGAAGAACATCACAAAGACAAGCCCTTAGAAGACTACCTTCGCGTCCAGTTGCGAATCACAACGAGAGCTTTTCTGCTCCTTCGAACCAACCCCTCCCCAATGGCTATCACCCCAAACCACAGCAATTCCATGATGATAGCTCCGAGGACGAGATCCCAGTACCTATGAAGCTCAGTGCTCTCACCAAGGCGCTTCTCAATGATGGTGATCCCGCACCCACAGAGCGTCCGGTTTCACCTCCCCGAACGCGACGGCGCACGAGCGCCCTGAACGCGTCGACATCTTCAACCAGTGAGACCCGCCGACAACGAAGGTCCGGAAGCGTACAGCCCCACGACACAAGGTCTTCAAGACCAACGAGCCCGGCACAAGTACAAAGTCGAGAGATTAGCCCTGTTAGAAAACGAGTTGTTAGATTAAGCAACACGCCTCAAAGTCTAAATCAATTAAAGCCCACCAAGCGACGCTCGACTTCTACGTCTCGCTCAACCCAACGGTCCCGACCTCAAAGCCGCCCCGAGAGCCGCGATATGTCTTCCGACGAGCGCTATGATTCCAGGCAGGACTCTAAAGATTCCAAACATGATTCTCAATTGGATGTGAATACCCCGGCGCAGGGTGGACGCGTTGTGCGAATCAATGCTGGTTCTCCTAGTAACAGGAGTCGGCTTGGCTCCACTGGCCCTTCTTCAGGGAGATCCGCAGATCGATCTGTCGTGGACAGATCTACAATTGAGGATAACGATCAGCCCGAGGAGCCTGCGACGGTTGCAAGAAATCCTCCTCCCTTTCACCACGGCAGCGTCTCCAGGTACCCTTCGACAAGCACAAGGACAAGACCCGAAGATAACGGAAACCTGCAAAGTTCAATGCGCGTCAGGCGCGTTAGCAAGGTTGCGGGCAGCTTCTTGAGCGGTCCCGCCCGGCGCGGTCGCCGAAGACAGAGCGAGGAGGAGGGTGAAGGAAACGGAGACGGAGACATGATCTTGTCCAGCCAGGAAACTGATGGTCAGCCTGCCGAAGACCAACATGCCACTTCATATTATGGTGATGGCATCCGGGATTTCAACTCGGGAAGCCCAGTTAGTGGACAAGCCGCCGCTAGAGCAATCCACCGTCGCAATGCTTCCAACATTGATTTACGACTCGGTGCTGCCAGACAATATTCGAGGGAAACATCACCAAGGGAATCCACACCAGAAGTGCAGGTCCCAGAGCCAGAAGCTAAGCCTGGACACGACGAGGAGATCCATTATAGGCTTCCTGCTCATAGACCAGACTTACCTTCTGGCCGCGATCAAGAGAATGATATTCAGCCAAGCCTCAAGAGAAACAAGCCTTCTATGGATGCGCTTCTGGACAAGATACCGAAACGACCCATGAGCGCCGATCCGGCTCCCGTGAGAGCAACTTCGCCAGACAGGAAACCGCTGGCCTCGATGGCCCGAAACACTCCCCTGCGTCAcgctcctcctccacctccaaaGATGTCTGTTCTTGAGgctgccactgccactgccgGTGCTGCTACGACTACTCAAGCAAAGCAGCGAAGGAACATTCTGCGAGTAAATGGCGTTGCCTACACCCGTCTTGATTGTCTTGGCCGAGGTGGTAGTGGAAAGGTTTACCGCGTTGCCGCCGAAAACGGAAAGATGTTTGCCCTTAAGCGTGTTTCTCTGGAGAATGCAGATGACTCGACCATCAAGGGATATCTTGGTGAAATTGACCTGTTGAAGAAACTAGGTGAAGTAGAAAGAGTTATCAAACTGTTTGACTGCGAGATGAACACTGAGAAGCAGGTTCTGACTTTA CTTATGGAGATTGGAGAGCTGGATTTCAATACCTTTTTGAGGAAGCGATATAATCCTGAAGCTGCGAAATTCGATCCAGTTTTCGTGCGATTCTACTGGAAGGAAATGCTTGAGTGTTTGCAGGCTGTTCATCAGTGCGATATTGTCCACTCTGATCTTAAGCCCGCCAACTTTGTTCTTGTCAAAGGCCAACTCAAGCTTATCGACTTTGGCATCGCCAATGCCATTCAAACAGACGAGACTGTCAACGTTCACCGTGAGACCCAAGTCGGAACCCCAAACTATATGTCTCCAGAATCTCTTATGGACTCCAACAACCCCCGAGGAGGCCGTGCGCCTGGCCGGCCCAAACTCATGAAGCTTGGCAAACCCAGCGACATCTGGTCTCTGGGCTGTATTCTGTATCAGATGGTTTATGGTCTGCCACCGTTTGGCCACATTGCCAACCAGATGTCAAGATGCCAAGCCATTATCAACTGGGACCATGAGATCGAGTTCCCCTCTCGCGGCATGGGTGGTATGTCAGTTCCTCCTTCTCTCATCCGCACCATGAGACGCTGCCTTCACCGCGACCACCATATGCGCCCGAACTGCGAGGAACTCCTGCACGAGTCCGACCCCTTCTTGTACCCTGCTGAGCTTACCGACAAGGCTCTTCCTATTGATGAGGAACTGCTTGGTAGAATCATCCAGAGTGTGGTAACAAGGTGTCGTGAGCGGATGCCTACCGAGGCTGAAAGCCTCAGTGTTTGGCCACAAGCTTACTGGACCAGTGTTAAGAAAGCCATGGCCGGTAGGATGTGA
- a CDS encoding hypothetical protein (BUSCO:8771at5125) → MSEPGGRPVTTESQRNPHASASRWRHQESSAYAAHASQLTGEGPPRDPHQENTDTGGLVNFLNQSRIEPEDDNRETEKYRPITAAAGDANGAIVGDNAGQSHAGQDPPDGKTIVCGPLLNYRHMNQGRWHGSVLVVVDGGGKIPLHQPYLTLNLAVTLPDGGNATNGAREEVRVDGHCLYSDRRNTFWAFDISVPIQDTECGYDYALPEMRFSSEHKPRVNRFFVPSATESFRIMFHSCNGFSVGTDEEAWSGPALWNDVTRKHREVPYHVMIGGGDQIYNDGIRVDGPLRQWTSISNPKKRRHHPFPETLRAECDDYYLKNYIRWYNTEPFSGVNGQIPQVNIWDDHDIIDGFGSYVDDFMQCDVFRGIGGTAHKYYMLFQHHLPPPPSTYTSDHAALEASTQGPDPNQLIDTYVAPMIESPEYIVGDHPGPYVAERSFNIYTRLGARIALIGIDARVERTRHQVNYPETYKKIFSRLRSELEATAASGQPIKHVILLLGIPIAYPRLTWLENIFRSPVMGPIKILNKRFGLGGSLFNQFDGSIDLLDDLDDHYTARTHKKERRQLMEDLQKIAAEYNARVTILGGDVHLAALGRFYSNPDLKIPVEEDHRYMVNVISSAIVNKPPPQAVANLLARRNKIHHLNAKTDETLLNLFNKDPGESNKTANHNSCTMPSRNFATITENSPNNPPTHNGSVNESGTETSEQNFLGNNGHKVLHKGEVQAGTTHRAASRETHGRANDGTLDVCINVEIDQHDKEGRTEMYGLTVPLLNYRQRDEPNTPRTSVTSGSQQ, encoded by the exons ATGTCAGAACCAGGAGGAAGACCAGTGACCACTGAGTCGCAACGGAATCCCCATGCATCGGCCAGCCGTTGGCGACACCAGGAGTCATCTGCTTATGCTGCGCATGCTTCGCAGCTCACTGGCGAAGGTCCACCACGAGATCCTCACCAAGAGAATACCGACACGGGCGGCCTCGTAAACTTCCTCAACCAGTCGCGCATCGAACCAGAGGACGACAATCGTGAGACAGAAAAATACAGGCCCATCACTGCCGCCGCGGGCGATGCTAACGGAGCCATTGTGGGCGACAATGCTGGACAAAGCCATGCTGGGCAAGACCCCCCTGACGGGAAGACAATTGTTTGCGGTCCTCTCCTAAACTATCGCCATATGAACCAGGGACGCTGGCATGGTAGTGTGCTCGTTGTCGTGGACGGCGGCGGCAAGATTCCTCTACACCAGCCTTACTTGACGCTCAACCTAGCTGTCACTCTCCCAGATGGTGGAAATGCGACCAACGGAGCCCGTGAAGAGGTACGTGTAGACGGACATTGCCTCTACTCCGACCGACGCAATACCTTCTGGGCTTTCGATATCAGTGTTCCGATCCAAGACACCGAATGTGGTTATGACTATGCTTTGCCTGAGATGCGCTTCTCAAGTGAGCACAAGCCTCGGGTGAACCGATTCTTCGTTCCTTCCGCAACCGAGTCTTTTCGCATCATGTTCCACTCGTGCAACGGTTTCAGTGTCGGGACCGACGAGGAGGCTTGGAGTGGCCCAGCTCTATGGAACGACGTTACACGAAAGCACCGCGAGGTTCCCTATCATGTCATGATTGGCGGTGGTGATCAGATCTACAACGATGGGATCCGAGTTGACGGTCCTCTACGCCAATGGACCAGCATCAGTAACCCCAAGAAGCGAAGACACCACCCCTTCCCCGAGACACTGCGGGCTGAATGCGACGACTACTACCTGAAGAACTACATCCGTTGGTACAACACTGAGCCGTTTTCTGGTGTCAACGGCCAGATTCCCCAGGTCAATATCTGGGATGACCATGAC ATTATTGACGGGTTCGGCTCATATGTCGACGACTTCATGCAGTGCGATGTGTTTCGTGGTATTGGTGGTACTGCTCATAAATACTACATGCTCTTTCAGCATCATTTGCCGCCGCCCCCATCAACCTACACCTCTG ACCATGCCGCTCTTGAAGCGAGCACTCAGGGACCCGATCCCAATCAGCTCATCGATACCTACGTCGCGCCAATGATTGAATCGCCCGAGTACATTGTCGGTGACCATCCTGGCCCATATGTTGCTGAGCGCTCTTTCAACATCTATACCCGTCTCGGAGCCCGCATCGCTCTCATTGGCATCGACGCACGAGTGGAG CGCACCCGCCACCAAGTCAATTATCCTGAGACGTATAAGAAGATTTTCTCAAGACTGCGTTCGGAGCTCGAAGCGACGGCAGCGTCAGGGCAGCCGATCAAGCATGTGATTCTGCTTCTCGGCATCCCTATCGCATATCCG CGTTTGACCTGGCTTGAAAACATCTTCCGCAGTCCAGTTATGGGCCCCATCAAGATTCTCAACAAACGATTCGGACTCGGAGGAAGTCTCTTTAACCAATTTGACGGCAGCATTGATCTGCTGGATGACCTGGATGACCATTACACTGCGAGAACGCACAAGAAGGAGCGACGTCAGCTTATGGAGGATCTTCAAAAGATTGCTGCCGAGTACAATGCCCGTGTGACAATCCTTGGAGGTGATGTGCATCTGGCTGCACTGGGACGTTTCTACTCCAACCCTGACCTCAAGATTCCCGTTGAGGAGGACCACCGTTACATGGTGAACGTCATTTCCTCAGCCATTGTCAACAAGCCACCTCCCCAGGCTGTTGCAAACCTTCTGGCTAGGAGGAACAAGATTCATCACTTGAACGCCAAGACAGATGAGACTCTGCTAAATCTGTTCAATAAGGACCCCGGCGAGTCCAACAAGACAGCCAATCACAATAGCTGCACAATGCCTAGCCGGAACTTTGCAACCATCACCGAGAACTCGCCCAACAACCCCCCTACTCATAACGGCAGTGTAAATGAGAGCGGAACAGAGACCTCTGAGCAGAACTTCTTGGGAAATAACGGCCACAAGGTTCTTCACAAGGGCGAAGTTCAGGCAGGAACAACACATAGGGCGGCATCAAGAGAGACCCATGGGCGGGCCAATGACGGAACACTCGATGTGTGCATCAACGTGGAAATTGACCAGCATGACAAGGAGGGTCGAACAGAGATGTACGGATTGACCGTGCCATTACTCAACTACCGGCAAAGAGATGAGCCAAACACACCCAGGACGTCGGTCACGTCAGGAAGCCAGCAGTAG
- a CDS encoding hypothetical protein (BUSCO:12884at5125): MSSMMFLNRAGARGLRTAARIQQMRTAATLASFKTPKVFNEPNQHYTKGSEQRQGLTAAIEKLQKQLPIEVPVVVGGKEIKASALSKQQNPADHATTVASYHTATTADVSAAIDAALAAKPAWESLPFADRAAVFLKAADLISTKYRYDIMAATMLGQGKNAWQAEIDAAAELADFLRFNVHYAEQLYSIQPEHNSPGVWNRLEYRALEGFVYAVSPFNFTAIAGNLPGAPALLGNVVVWKPSDFAIASNWLVYQILIEAGLPKDVIQFVPGNPVDITKVVLEHKEFAALHYTGSTSVFRQLYGTIGQGIAEGRYRGYPRVVGETGGKNFHLIDPTAEIDNAVKQTVRGAFEFQGQKCSATSRLYVPKSKWPEFKEKLVAEVEAIKIGNPTEHFNFMGPVIHEASFKKLSGAIDEAKSDKDLELVVGGKYDSSKGYYVHPTIYATTNPNHKFFSTEFFGPILTTYIYDDAAPNAMADVCKLIETTSDYGLTGAVFAADREASRFAEEHLRNAAGNFYVNCKSTGAVVGQQPFGGSRASGTNDKAGSQNLLTRFVNVRAIKEEFVPTTKVTYPSNEV, from the exons ATGTCTTCCATGATGTTCCTTAACCGAGCTGGTGCTCGCGGTCTTCGCACAGCTGCCCGAATCCAGCAGATGCGAACTGCTGCGACTCTGGCTTCTTTCAAGACCCCCAAGGTCTTCAACGAGCCCAACCAGCACTACACCAAGGGTAGCGAGCAGCGACAGGGTCTGACCGCTGCCATTGAGAAGCTCCAGAAGCAGCTGCCCATCGAGGTTCCCGTCGTTGTTGGCGGCAAGGAG ATCAAGGCTTCCGCTCTCTCCAAGCAGCAGAACCCTGCCGACCATGCCACCACCGTTGCCTCTTACCACACTGCCACCACTGCAGATGTCTCGGCCGCCATTGACGCTGCTCTGGCTGCCAAGCCTGCTTGGGAGTCTCTCCCCTTCGCCGACCGAGCCGCCGTCTTCCTCAAGGCTGCCGATCTGATCTCCACCAAGTACCGTTACGACATCATGGCCGCTACCATGCTCGGTCAGGGCAAGAACGCTTGGCAGGCTGAGATCGATGCCGCTGCTGAGCTGGCTGACTTCCTCCGCTTCAACGTACACTACGCTGAGCAGCTCTACAGTATCCAGCCCGAGCACAACTCTCCTGGTGTCTGGAACCGTCTCGAGTACCGTGCCCTCGAAGGTTTCGTCTATGCTGTTAGCCCCTTCAACTTTACTGCCATTGCCGGTAACCTGCCCGGTGCCCCTGCTCTTCTCGGTAACGTTGTTGTCTGGAAGCCCAGTGACTTTGCCATTGCCTCCAATTGGCTCGTCTACCAGATCCTGATTGAGGCTGGCCTCCCTAAGGACGTTATCCAGTTTGTCCCTGGTAACCCCGTCGACATCACCAAGGTTGTCCTTGAGCACAAGGAGTTTGCTGCCCTCCACTACACTGGCAGCACCAGCGTTTTCCGTCAGCTCTACGGCACCATCGGTCAGGGTATCGCTGAGGGCCGATACCGAGGCTACCCCCGTGTCGTTGGTGAGACTGGTGGCAAAAACTTCCACCTGATTGACCCTACCGCAGAGATTGATAATGCTGTCAAGCAAACCGTCCGTGGTGCTTTCGAGTTCCAGGGCCAGAAGTGCAGTGCCACTTCCCGACTCTACGTCCCCAAGTCCAAGTGGCCCGAGTTCAAGGAGAAGCTCGTAGCTGAGGttgaggccatcaagatTGGCAACCCCACTGAGCACTTCAACTTCATGGGTCCCGTCATTCACGAAGCTTCCTTCAAGAAGCTTTCTGGTGCCATTGATGAGGCAAAGAGCGACAAGGACCTCGAGCTCGTCGTTGGTGGCAAGTATGACTCTTCCAAGGGCTACTACGTCCACCCTACCATCTACGCCACTACCAACCCTAACCACAAGTTCTTCTCTACCGAGTTCTTTGGTCCTATCCTCACCACCTACATCTACGATGACGCCGCCCCTAACGCCATGGCCGATGTCTGCAAGCTCATCGAGACCACCTCTGACTACGGTCTGACCGGTGCTGTCTTTGCTGCTGACCGTGAGGCTTCCCGCTTTGCTGAGGAGCACCTCCGCAACGCCGCTGGCAACTTCTACGTCAACTGCAAGAGCACTGGTGCTGTTGTCGGTCAGCAGCCCTTCGGTGGCTCTCGCGCCTCGGGAACCAACGACAAGGCTGGTAGCCAGAACCTCCTGACCCGCTTCGTCAATGTTCGAGCTATCAAGGAGGAGTTCGTTCCTACCACCAAGGTCACCTACCCCAGCAACGAGGTCTAA
- the NSA2 gene encoding Ribosome biogenesis protein encodes MPQNEYMERWRKLHGRRLDHEERVRKRTAREGHKASQDAQNLRGLRAKLHQQKRHKEKIQMKKQIKAHEERNVKTADEKEPTTPMPSYLLDRTNPSTAKALSSAIKNKRAEKAAKFAVPLPKVRGISEEEMFKVVKTGKKIQKKAWKRMVTKPTFVGPDFTRRNPKHERFIRPMGLRYKKANVTHPELGVTVQLPIISVKKNPQNPLYTQLGVLTKGTVIEVNVSELGLVTAGGKVVWGRYAQVTNNPENEGCINSVLLV; translated from the exons ATG CCTCAGAACGAGTATATGGAAAGATGGCGCAAGCTTCATGGTCGACGTCTTGATCATGAGGAAAGAGTTCGCAAGCGTACCGCCCGTGAGGGTCACAAGGCCTCGCAGGATGCTCAGAACCTGCGTGGTCTCCGAGCCAAGCTCCACCAGCAGAAGCGACACAAGGAGAAGATTcagatgaagaagcagaTCAAGGCGCACGAGGAGCGCAATGTCAAGACCGCCGACGAGAAGGAGCCTACGACACCCATGCCCTCCTACCTTTTGGACCGTACAAACCCTTCAACTGCCAAGGCCCTCAGCAGcgccatcaagaacaagcgaGCTGAGAAGGCTGCCAAGTTTGCTGTCCCATTGCCCAAGGTCCGCGGAATTAGCGAGGAAGAAATGTTCAAGGTTGTCAAGACCGGAAAGAAGATCCAGAAGAAGGCCTGGAAGCGCATGGTTACCAAGCCCACCTTTGTCGGACCCGACTTCACTCGACGCAACCCCAAGCACGAGCGCTTCATCAGACCCATGGGTCTCCGTTACAAGAAGGCAAACGTCACTCACCCCGAGCTTGGTGTTACCGTTCAGCTGCCCATCATCAGCGTCAAGAAGAACCCCCAGAACCCTCTATACACTCAGCTCGGTGTTCTGACGAAGGGTACCGTTATCGAGGTCAACGTCAGCGAACTCGGCCTGGTCACCGCCGGTGGAAAGGTTGTTTGGGGCCGTTACGCTCAAGTTACCAACAACCCGGAGAACGAGGGCTGCATTAACAGCGTCCTTCTGGTATAA
- a CDS encoding hypothetical protein (BUSCO:42302at5125), which yields MPRPGLPLTPGSSSDIKGKDGTQQLASFQLSFELPPPAIYDASRISPTMSSQVSPTDTKSHQVGTTSPGTTYPMQPAEAVKARCRSSAARDAKDSSFALPPPPTRSRKIIQMKPRQEGSSDNTNKEKSKSTGKSSTAAKATATAANSKVAAAPLGDAATDDKTKKKQPSATSAAGRKIARKTAHSLIERRRRSKMNEEFAVLKGMIPACTGDMHKLSILQASIEYIRYLEDCVSKLKAQQEDDNGQTESGRQTPTGRERLPSIREFHPTFQGDPAGDDDIEMEDSDVASPALNAMPDQNARHPSASPALPPQDSRHRAQSYSSASTDHRRYSYSVSAGTSPAFGPQIYGAPHYARSDASAPGSALTSPALNPQSELDQEAMAALLMLNNDRRDSKGRGLSVRDLLST from the exons ATGCCCCGGCCAGGTCTTCCACTCACTCCAGGCTCTTCATCCGACATTAAAGGAAAAGACGGAACCCAACAGCTTGCTTCTTTCCAGCTCTCGTTCGAGCTACCGCCTCCAGCGATCTATGACGCTTCTCGTATATCACCCACCATGTCATCTCAGGTTTCACCGACAGATACAAAGTCGCACCAGGTCGGCACTACTTCACCGGGAACAACATACCCAATGCAACCAGCCGAGGCCGTAAAGGCTCGATGTCGCTCATCAGCTGCCAGGGATGCAAAGGATAGCTCGTTCGCCCTGCCACCTCCACCAACTCGATCCAGGAAGATAATCCAGATGAAACCTCGACAGGAGGGAAGCAGCGACAACACCAATAAGGAGAAGTCAAAGTCAACTGGTAAGAGCAGTACGGCTGCGAAAGCCACGGCCACGGCTGCCAACTCAAAGGTCGCAGCAGCACCTCTAGGAGATGCGGCTACAGATGATAAGACGAAAAAGAAGCAACCTAGTGCTACAAGTGCAGCAGGAAGAAAGATTGCCAGGAAAACTGCACACAGTTTAATCGAACGTCGAAGGCGGAGCAAAATGAATGAGGAATTTGCCGTACTCAAGGGCATGATTCCAGCTTGTACAGGGGATATGCACAAACTCTCCATTCTTCAG GCTTCGATCGAATATATCCGGTACTTGGAGGATTGTGTCTCCAAGCTAAAAGCACAGCAGGAGGATGACAACGGCCAGACAGAATCCGGGCGTCAGACGCCTACGGGTCGAGAGCGGTTACCGTCCATTCGTGAATTCCACCCGACCTTCCAAGGCGACCCAGCTGGCGATGATGATATCGAGATGGAGGATTCCGATGTCGCATCGCCTGCTCTGAATGCCATGCCGGATCAAAATGCCCGTCATCCGTCTGCATCACCTGCGCTTCCTCCGCAAGACTCTCGCCATAGAGCACAGTCCTACTCTTCAGCATCAACCGACCATCGTCGATATAGCTATAGTGTTTCTGCTGGGACATCACCCGCCTTCGGCCCCCAAATATACGGAGCACCACACTACGCCAGGAGCGATGCCTCAGCGCCAGGGTCGGCCTTGACAAGCCCAGCACTCAATCCTCAAAGCGAACTGGATCAAGAGGCTATGGCTGCATTGTTGATGCTGAATAATGATCGTCGCGATTCCAAGGGTCGGGGACTGTCGGTGCGTGATCTTCTTAGCACATGA
- a CDS encoding hypothetical protein (BUSCO:51316at5125) has protein sequence MSRALFRSMLELRAPSARFSAPSSLLPIRTRAFNTTAPIIEQTFPERHPKNATNPTANQPRPLALKVSHPNPPPKPMDDSVKTLLPFLAAQPDHYITVHVHGFPYLVREGDQVRLPFRMPGVQPGDVLRLNRASVLGSRDYTMKGAPHIDERVFECRATVIGTESEPLRIKIKKKRRQRRMRQAKSKHRYTILRISELNINNAEDIE, from the coding sequence ATGAGCAGGGCACTTTTCCGCTCCATGCTGGAGCTTCGAGCTCCCAGCGCCCGATTCTCGGCCCCCTCATCTCTACTGCCGATTCGAACTCGCGCGTTCAACACCACAGCGCCCATCATCGAGCAAACGTTCCCTGAGCGTCACCCCAAGAATGCGACCAATCCTACAGCCAATCAGCCCCGACCTCTGGCTCTCAAAGTGAGCCATCCTAACCCACCTCCAAAGCCCATGGACGACTCTGTCAAGACCCTTCTACCATTCCTGGCCGCTCAACCGGATCATTATATCACCGTTCATGTCCACGGGTTCCCATACCTTGTCCGGGAGGGTGATCAGGTCCGTCTGCCTTTTCGCATGCCCGGTGTTCAACCTGGCGATGTCCTACGGCTCAACCGGGCCAGTGTCCTCGGTAGCAGAGATTACACCATGAAAGGCGCTCCCCATATCGATGAGCGGGTTTTTGAGTGCCGGGCTACGGTTATTGGAACAGAATCTGAGCCTCTAcgcatcaagatcaagaagaagaggaggcaGCGAAGGATGAGGCAGGCCAAGAGCAAGCACCGATACACAATTCTACGCATCTCGGAGCTAAACATCAACAACGCGGAGGATATCGAATAA
- a CDS encoding hypothetical protein (SECRETED:SignalP(1-28)~TransMembrane:7 (n13-24c28/29o101-122i143-163o175-194i206-224o236-253i265-285o297-315i)~BUSCO:37694at5125), which produces MATQRGRPWARIVSLTVLVLVFAITVDASTGDRLPEFKDCLKICNAENCAPGKPQTPIPVLHRLLLWNCASECDYACQHIVTGQRMATGLSVEQFYGKWPFYRFLGMQEPFSVLFSLGNLWAHWHGLKIMDQARIPKSYSMRIFYDWLAYIGIASWTFSSIFHTRDFHVTEELDYFAAGASVLYGLYYTVVRVFRLDKRTPRRRTTLRVWSLLCASLFLGHVAYLKFIRWDYTYNMAANVAAGIVQHVLWTWFSFNRYRESRRIWAAWPGFVVAWIIFAMSMELFDFPPWLGCVDAHSLWHLMTIGPTILWYNFLVKDAQDDIARGQRLKL; this is translated from the exons ATGGCAACTCAAAGGGGGCGGCCATGGGCGCGGATTGTATCCTTGACCGTCCTCGTTCTCGTTTTTGCGATTACCGTTGATGCTTCGACTGGCGACAGGTTGCCAGAATTCAAGGACTGTCTCAAG ATCTGCAATGCCGAAAACTGTGCCCCAGGCAAACCGCAAACTCCGATCC CTGTTCTACATCGTCTCCTATTATGGAACTGCGCCAGCGAATGTGACTATGCCTGCCAGCATATAGTGACAGGTCAACGAATGGCCACAGGTCTCTCAGTCGAACAATTCTACGGGAAATGGCCGTTCTACCGTTTCCTCGGCATGCAGGAACCCTTTAGTGTCCTCTTTTCGCTGGGCAATCTCTGGGCGCACTGGCATGGATTGAAAATAATGGACCAAGCCAGGATACCAAAGTCATACTCTATGCGGATATTCTATGATTGGCTGGCCTATATTGGAATAGCTTCTTGGACATTCAGCTCTATATTCCATACCCGCGACTTCCACGTCACTGAAGAGCTGGACTATTTCGCTGCTGGCGCCAGTGTACTATATGGACTATACTATACGGTGGTGAGGGTCTTCAGGCTCGATAAGCGCACACCCCGAAGACGAACCACACTCCGAGTCTGGTCGCTCCTTTGCGCCTCCCTCTTCCTTGGCCATGTCGCCTATCTGAAGTTCATTCGATGGGATTATACTTACAACATGGCTGCGAATGTGGCGGCTGGTATTGTGCAGCACGTGCTCTGGACATGGTTCAGTTTCAACAGATACAGAGAATCCAGGCGTATATGGGCAGCCTGGCCTGGTTTTGTGGTCGCTTGGATCATCTTTGCCATGAGCATGGAACTTTTTGACTTTCCGCCTTGGCTGGGTTGCGTTGACGCCCATAGTCTATGGCATCTTATGACCATCGGGCCTACCATCCTATGGTACAA TTTCCTTGTTAAAGATGCTCAGGACGATATAGCTCGCGGTCAGCGACTTAAGCTTTAG